In Vigna angularis cultivar LongXiaoDou No.4 chromosome 8, ASM1680809v1, whole genome shotgun sequence, one DNA window encodes the following:
- the LOC128193637 gene encoding tRNA(His) guanylyltransferase 2-like, giving the protein MANSKYEYVKCFEVEDEVMFPNIILVWINACSLHKPYDLNTLKMMNSCAVEILEEYADVVFAYGFSDEYTFVLKKTSKFYERRASKVLSIITSFFSSVFVRKWGEFFPHKELQSPPSVHGRVIPCASTEALQAYLLWRQNICHLSNQHEQCLWRLVERGMNEKEAWDFIKGFDKSDLNNLLFDEFNVNYNTLEPIFRQGSCLLKTVVEDVVKYTDNGAPIKRHRRKIIPVHSKKIAGKRFWNEHILLLKELGGFIEEINNVTPEYVRSFEFDSKLMPSTWIVVRIDGCHFHRFSEVHEFVKPNDDRALNLMNLCAVAVLEKFWEDIVFAYGVSDEYSFIIKKTCNLYQRRANKMVSAIVSFFTSTYVMRWNEFFPQSELKYPPSFDGRAVCYPSTEILRDYLSWRQVDCHINNQYNSCFWKLVASGKSKREAQNSLKGGQLQKKIEELAIDYNKLPVMFQQGSSVYRDKVDTVPTHEENGNSFESKGKVIVEHVDIIGPTFWLEHLNILDE; this is encoded by the coding sequence ATGGCAAACAGCAAATATGAGTATGTCAAGTGTTTTGAAGTTGAAGACGAGGTCATGTTTCCCAATATCATCCTTGTTTGGATCAATGCCTGTAGCCTTCATAAACCTTATGATCTAAACACGTTGAAGATGATGAACTCTTGTGCTGTTGAAATTCTTGAAGAGTATGCAGATGTAGTCTTTGCATATGGATTTAGCGATGAGTATACTTTTGTATTGAAGAAGACCTCCAAGTTTTATGAAAGGCGTGCTAGCAAAGTGTTATCCATcattacttcatttttctcctccGTTTTTGTGAGAAAATGGGGTGAATTCTTTCCGCACAAGGAACTGCAAAGTCCTCCTTCCGTCCATGGGCGAGTCATACCTTGTGCGTCCACAGAAGCCCTTCAAGCTTATCTTTTGTGGCGGCAGAATATTTGTCATTTGAGTAATCAACATGAACAATGCCTTTGGCGTCTTGTTGAACGTGGAATGAATGAGAAGGAAGCATGGGATTTTATCAAGGGTTTTGACAAAAGTGATCTAAACAATCTTTTATTCGATGAGTTCAATGTCAATTACAATACACTAGAGCCAATATTCCGACAAGGTTCTTGTCTTCTGAAGACAGTGGTAGAGGATGTTGTGAAATACACAGATAACGGTGCTCCAATTAAAAGACACAGACGGAAGATAATCCCTGTGCATTCCAAGAAAATAGCTGGAAAGAGATTTTGGAATGAGCATATCCTTCTCTTGAAGGAACTTGGTGGTTTTATTGAAGAGATTAACAATGTGACTCCAGAGTATGTGAGATCCTTTGAGTTTGATAGCAAATTGATGCCATCTACATGGATTGTAGTTCGAATAGATGGATGCCACTTCCACAGATTTTCTGAGGTACATGAATTTGTGAAGCCAAATGATGATAGAGCCCTTAACCTGATGAATTTGTGTGCAGTTGCTGTCTTAGAAAAGTTTTGGGAGGATATAGTCTTTGCCTATGGGGTTAGTGATGAGTACagttttattattaagaaaacCTGTAATCTTTACCAAAGGAGAGCTAATAAAATGGTTTCAGCAATTGTGTCTTTCTTCACATCCACTTATGTGATGAGATGGAATGAGTTCTTCCCACAAAGCGAGTTAAAATACCCTCCTTCCTTTGATGGGCGAGCAGTGTGCTATCCATCTACTGAGATTCTAAGGGACTACCTTTCATGGAGACAGGTGGATTGCCACATCAACAATCAATATAACTCTTGTTTCTGGAAGCTAGTTGCATCTGGAAAAAGCAAAAGGGAAGCTCAGAATAGTTTAAAGGGTGGTCAGTTgcaaaagaaaattgaagaattgGCTATTGACTACAATAAATTACCAGTCATGTTCCAACAAGGATCCTCAGTTTATAGGGACAAAGTAGACACTGTTCCAACTCACGAGGAGAATGGTAACTCTTTTGAAAGTAAAGGAAAGGTCATTGTAGAACATGTTGACATTATTGGACCAACCTTTTGGTTGGAACACCTAAACATCCTTGATGAATAG